A segment of the Allosaccharopolyspora coralli genome:
GGTGAGCGCGGGCGAGTTCATCGGAACCGGCGACCAGGAGATGACGTGCAATCTCAACTCGTCGGTCCTGCGGGAGGACGCGGCGGGATTCGAGGTGCGCTCCGAGGCCGGTGAGCTCGTGTTGACGTCGTCGCTGTGAGTCCGTGCGCGGACGTGGTGTGGTCGAAGCTCCCACGGATACCGTGGGGGCCGTTCCACGGCAGTGCCGTCATCGCGACAGGAGGCGACATGGTTCACGGCGTGGTGGAGGCGCTGCGCGCGGTGCTCGACGAGTCCCGGCTGGTGACCGACCCGGACTCGATCGGCCGCTACGCCCACGACGAGGCCGAATGGGCCCCGTTCGGTACGCCGGCGGCCGTGGTTCGCCCGGCGAGCACCGCCGACGTGGCCACTGTGGTCGCGACGTGCGCCGAGCACGGTGTCCCCGTGGTGCCGCGTGGGGCAGGCACCGGCCTGTCCGGCGGTGCCAACGCACTCGAGGGATGCGTGTTGCTCTCGTTCGAGGCCATGGACCGGATCCTGGAGATCGACCCCCGCGAGCAGCTCGCCGTCGTGCAACCGGGCGTCGTCAACGACGACCTCCGCGCAGCGTGCCGCGAACAGGGCGCCTGGTACCCGCCCGACCCGGCGAGCGCGCCGTGGTCGACACTCGGCGGCAACGTCGCCACCAACGCGGGCGGGCTCTGCTGCGTGAAGTACGGCGTCACGCGGGACTACGTGCTCGGCATCGAAGCTGTCGTCGGCGACGGCGAGGTCGTGCGGCTCGGCAGGCGCACCGCCAAGGGCGTCGCGGGCTACGACCTGTGCGGCTTGTTCGTCGGTTCCGAAGGCACGCTCGGGATCATCACCGAGATCACCGTCCGGCTCCTGCCCGGTGTACGGGCTCCGGAACGGACGGTCGTGGGCTACTTCGACTCGCTGGTCGCGGCGGGGGAGGCCGTGGCGGCTGTGACGGCCGCCGGGGTCGTGCCCTCGGCGCTGGAACTGCTCGACCGCAGCTGTCTCGAAGCCGTCGACGCGTGGAAGAACATGGGCCTGAGCGCGGAAGCAGACGTGCTTCTGCTCGGCCGTTCGGACACGCCGGGCGCGGCGGGGGAGGACGAGGTCGACACGCTGGTGCGCTGTTTCGACGAGGCAGGCGCGACGTGGAGCGCGCGGTCGACCGACGAACACGAGGCCGACGCGCTCTTTGCGGCACGTCGACTGGCCTATCCGGCGTTCGAACGACTAGGCCCGTTGCTGACCGAGGACATCTGCGTTCCTCGGGCGTCGGTGCCGGACATGCTGCAACGAATCGAGAAGGCCGCGAAGGCGCACGACACCCGCATCGCGAACATCGCTCACGCCGGCGACGGCAACCTGCACCCGTTGATCATCGTCCCGGCGGGTGACGACGAGGCTCGGACTCGAGCGAAGCAGGCGTTCGAGGAGATCATCGAGGACGCGCTCGCGCTCGGCGGGACCGTCACCGGCGAGCACGGCGTGGGGTTGCTCAAGCGTCGCGGTGTGCACGCCGAACTCGGGCCGACGGTGATCGGGATGCACCACTCGGTGAAGAACGCACTCGACCCTGCCGGGATCTTCAACCCCGGCAAGGTATTCGGCGACCCGGACGCCTGACAGGGGCATTGTGGTAGTGAGGTAGGTGGGCCGGTACCGGAGCCCCTCGCCGTGCCCCGGCTGGCCACGCGTGGTGTGACTGCGAATTGGGCTCGCGTGATTGACGGAACCGCCGCCGGGGAACCCGTCGGGCAGCAGGGAGCACACGGGTGAGAGCGGGAGTGCAGTCATGGCGGCGAACACGTCGAACGGGCCGGAACTGATGACGATGACCGAGGAGCTGGCGGCCGGGCCGAACTTCGCCGCCGTGTCCACGGTGTTCCCGAGCGGAAAGATCCAGACGCAGATGATCTGGGTCGGGATGCTCGACGGGACGATGGTGCTCAACACCGAGACGCATCGGGCCAAGACACGCAACGTCGGTCAGGACGAGCGGATCACCGTACTCGTCCGCGACGAGGCAGACCCGTACCGATACGCGGAGGTCCGCGGGCGCGTCACCGAGACCACGACGGGGGCTCGGGCACGCAGTCATCTCGACCAGCTCGCCCAGAAGTACACCGGCCACGACTACCCGGAGGAGAACATCAAGTCCGAACGCGTCATCCTCTGGATCGAACCCGAACGGCAGACCCTGGTCGACCAGAAACGCGGCGTCGGTGAGTAAGAACTCCTCATGAATCAGAAGGTTGTGATCGGCGGGTCGGGTGGCGGGTTCTCAGCGCCCTCCTCGCTGCGGGATCGGTTTACTGAGTCGGCCTACGCGGCGAAAACCGCTGTCCGCGCGAGGAGGGCGCTGAGAACCCGCCGGTGGTGCGTACGTGGTGACCGCTCCAGCATGAGAGGGGCAGTCCGCACACCGGGAAGTATCCGCGTCCGCGGGGTCAGCGCTTGGTGAGGTTGAGTGCCGCCTTCTCGATGGTGGCTTCGTCCAGCAGGACGTGATTGGCCGCCTCGCCGAGGGGGATGAACGAGTCCTCGCTGCACACCCGCCCGAGGTCGCCGCGAAACCCGTTGTCCACCAAGGTCGTGACGACCGCCTCCGAGATGCCGCCGGAGCGGCGGGTCTCGTCGACCACGAGCACCCGGCCGGTGGCATTCGCCGAGTGCAGCAGATCCGAAACCGGAAGCGGCGCGAGCCACCGCAGATCCAGCACCCGGACACCCACACCGCGTTCCCGTAGTCGTGCCGCCACGCGCAGGCTCATCGGGAGTCCGTTGCCGAAGGTCACCATCGTCAGGTCCTCGCCGTCGCCGTGTTCGCGCGCGCTGCCGATGGGCACGTGACCGGCGTCGAATCCGGGGTACGGCGCGAGCCATTCGTTGTCGCCCGTCTCGTGCAGATCCCGCGTGTGGTAGAGCGCGATCGGTTCGAGGAACACGCACACGCGGCCGTCCTCGTGCGCCGCGGCCACGCAGGTCCGCAGCATCTGCGCCGCGTCGTCCGGACGCGAGGGCGCGGCCAGCACCACACCCGGCAGATCGCGCAGCGCGGCCACGCTGTTGTCGTTGTGGAAGTGCCCGCCGAAGCCCTTCTGGTACCCGAGACCGGCGATCCGGACCACCATCGGATTGTGGTACTGCCCGTCGGAGAAGAAGCTCAGCGTGCTCGCCTCGCCCCGGAGCTGGTCCGAGGCGTTGTGCAGGTACGCCAGATACTGGATCTCCGGGATCGGCACGAGCCCGGCGAGGCCGGAGCCGAGCGCCGTGCCGAGGATGCTCTGCTCGTCGAGCAGCGTGTCGAACACGCGCGTCGCACCGAATCGCTTGCGCAGCCCACGTGTCACCCCGTACACGCCGCCCTTACGTGCGACGTCCTCACCGAAGACCGTCACCCGCTCGTCGCGGACGAGCTCGTCAGCGAGTGACCGGTTGATCGCTTGCGCGAGGGTCAACGGCCCTTCGTCTTCCGGAAGTTTTCCGAGACCGGCACGTCGGTGTTCGGGATCGACGTGGACCGCGCGGCGCCGGACCTGTTCGGGCCGGGTGGGCGCGATCGCCTCCATCACGGCCGCGCTGCCTGCCAGTTTGGGGCGCCCCACGACCTCGTCGGCGAGCGCCGCGACCTCCGTGCGCTTCTCTTCGTAGCGGCGGAGTACTTCTTCCGGCGTGAGCGTGCGGTGTTCCACGAGGGAGCGAGCGGTGGCCAGCAGGGGGTCGTGTTCGTAGTCGGCGAGAATCTCGTTGCGTGCCCGGTATCCCGACTCCACGTCGGATCCCGCGTGTCCCATGAGACGGACAGTGCGCAGGTGCAGGAATGCGGGCTTGCGGTGTCGCCGCACCCAGGCGGCCGCCTCGCGCGAGACGGCAAGGCAATGCTCCGGATCGTGACCGTCCACAGTGAAGTACCGCAGTCCGCGACGCTGCGCGTACGTCGTCTCGATCCAGCCGTGCGGGGTGCGGACACTGATCCCGATCCCGTTGTCCTCACACACGAACAACAGCGGCATCGCAACGCCCTGATGTGCGGTGTGCAGCGCGGAGTTGATCGCGCCGGTGGCCGTGGAGTGGTTCGCCGAAGCGTCCCCGAAACTGCACACCACGACCGCGTCGGGTCCCCAGCTATGGCACCCTCCGAGCTTGTCCGCCCGGGACAATGCGAAGGAGAGTCCGACCGCTCGGGGCAGGTGGGAGGCGATGGTGGAGGTCTGCGGGATGATCCCGAGATCGGGGTGGCCGAACACCTTGTGCCTGCCCGCCGAGATCGGTTCGTCTGCCGAAGCGACGATGCCGAGCAGGACGTCACGCAGGGCGTCGTGCCCGGGTACTTGGTTGGCGCGCGCGAGGTAGAAGCCCCCGGACCGGTAGTGCAACAGGGCCGGGTCGGTGGGGCGTAGTGCGGCCGCGACGGCGGCGTTCGACTCGTGCCCCGACGAGCCGATGCTGTAAAAACCTTCCCGGCGGGCGCCGAGCTTCCTCGCCACGAGGTCGAGGTGCCTGCTGCCCAGCTGCGCGTCGAAGAGGTCGAGCAGGTCGACGCCGGACGCGGGGCTGCCGGTGACCACCTTCGCGCCGGGATCGACGGGCTCGCGGTGATGCAGTGCGGCGACGGCGTCGAGGAAGTGGGCGTCGATCGGTTCGTGTTCAGGCATGGTCATGGTGTCGCGGTCTCCGCTCGTCGATCGCGGTCGGTGGCCTGCCAACCCTCGGCGAACTTCGCGCACGAGCGCGCGAGCTGGTCGAGGGCGATCGGCAGCAGCGGGTTGGTGTTCTGTTTGCGGTAGAGCGTTTTCACGCGTCGGTGAGGTTGCCTGCCGAGGATCGGCTTGGTGCGCACGCCGTCGTCGGCGAGGGCGAGGCCGGGCAGGGCGGCCACCCCCAAGCCGCGCGAAACCAGGTCACGGACGACCGAGTAGTCGTTGCTGCGGAACACGATCCGGGGAACGAAATCCGCGGCGGCGGCGAGCCGGACCAGCGACCGAGCACCCGCGGTGTCGCGACGGGTACAGATCCACGGATCGCCGGCGAGCTCACTCAGGTCGATTTCGTCCCGAGCGGCGAGCCGGTGCCCCTCCGGCAAGGCGATCCACAGCGGCTCGGCCATGAGTTCGTCGACGCACAACTCGAGTGGCCACTGCCGCGGGTCGAGGTCGTACTCGAAGACCACCGCCGCGTCGACGTGGCCGTCGACGACGCCGCTGATGACCTCGTCGGGCTCGCCTTCGTCGAGTTGGACCTCGGCGTTCGGGCGTTGCGCCACCACCGCCGCCAACGCCTCCGGCAGGATCCGCGCGTTCGCGGTGGCAAAACTGGCCAACCGGAGGCTTCCCTCGTCGCCGGCGACCATCGCCTGCACTTCCCGGTGCAGAGCGTCGAGCGCGCCGAGGGCGTCCCGGCTGCGTTCGGCCAGTCGTATCGCCAAGCCCGTGCTGCGCGCCGAACGCGCCGTGCGTTCGAACAGCGGCGCACCGATGGCGCGTTCCAACAGCATCATCTGTTGGGACACGGCCGAGGCCGTGTAGCCGAGAGCACGGCCCGCCTCGGCGAACGACCCGGTGCGCACGCACTCCTGCAGGGTGCGGAGGTGGATCGGGTTCAGCACGGCGACATCACCGGTCCGGTCTCACCGGCTCGGGGTACCGAGCGGCGGCGGAAGCGGGAGCCCGCAGGCGCCCGCGCAACCCCATCGCGGTGCGCACCCGCTCGCGCGCGAGGGACAGCGCAGCCTCGTGTGGCAGCACCCCGTCGGTACGCGACCGCTCGAGTACCAGGGTGGTGTTGGATCGGGACTTCTCCGTGACGGTGTCGAGAATCGTGGCCGCCTCCGGACGGAAAGCCGAGTACCGGGCGTCCATGGCGAAGCCCGCGGCGATCACGCCACCCGCGTTGGCGATGAAGTCGGGTACCACCACGACGTCCCTGCCGGCCAGGATTTCCCGTGCCGACGGAGTCGTCGGAAGGTTCGCGCCCTCCACGACGACGGGCGCCTTGATGTGTCGAGCCGTCCGGTCGTCGATGACGTCCTGGCTCGCCGCGGGGACGAGGACGTCGCAGTCGACGAGCAGCTCGGATCCCGGACTCAGCTGGTG
Coding sequences within it:
- a CDS encoding thiamine pyrophosphate-dependent enzyme, translated to MTMPEHEPIDAHFLDAVAALHHREPVDPGAKVVTGSPASGVDLLDLFDAQLGSRHLDLVARKLGARREGFYSIGSSGHESNAAVAAALRPTDPALLHYRSGGFYLARANQVPGHDALRDVLLGIVASADEPISAGRHKVFGHPDLGIIPQTSTIASHLPRAVGLSFALSRADKLGGCHSWGPDAVVVCSFGDASANHSTATGAINSALHTAHQGVAMPLLFVCEDNGIGISVRTPHGWIETTYAQRRGLRYFTVDGHDPEHCLAVSREAAAWVRRHRKPAFLHLRTVRLMGHAGSDVESGYRARNEILADYEHDPLLATARSLVEHRTLTPEEVLRRYEEKRTEVAALADEVVGRPKLAGSAAVMEAIAPTRPEQVRRRAVHVDPEHRRAGLGKLPEDEGPLTLAQAINRSLADELVRDERVTVFGEDVARKGGVYGVTRGLRKRFGATRVFDTLLDEQSILGTALGSGLAGLVPIPEIQYLAYLHNASDQLRGEASTLSFFSDGQYHNPMVVRIAGLGYQKGFGGHFHNDNSVAALRDLPGVVLAAPSRPDDAAQMLRTCVAAAHEDGRVCVFLEPIALYHTRDLHETGDNEWLAPYPGFDAGHVPIGSAREHGDGEDLTMVTFGNGLPMSLRVAARLRERGVGVRVLDLRWLAPLPVSDLLHSANATGRVLVVDETRRSGGISEAVVTTLVDNGFRGDLGRVCSEDSFIPLGEAANHVLLDEATIEKAALNLTKR
- a CDS encoding LysR family transcriptional regulator, with the protein product MLNPIHLRTLQECVRTGSFAEAGRALGYTASAVSQQMMLLERAIGAPLFERTARSARSTGLAIRLAERSRDALGALDALHREVQAMVAGDEGSLRLASFATANARILPEALAAVVAQRPNAEVQLDEGEPDEVISGVVDGHVDAAVVFEYDLDPRQWPLELCVDELMAEPLWIALPEGHRLAARDEIDLSELAGDPWICTRRDTAGARSLVRLAAAADFVPRIVFRSNDYSVVRDLVSRGLGVAALPGLALADDGVRTKPILGRQPHRRVKTLYRKQNTNPLLPIALDQLARSCAKFAEGWQATDRDRRAETATP
- a CDS encoding PPOX class F420-dependent oxidoreductase; amino-acid sequence: MAANTSNGPELMTMTEELAAGPNFAAVSTVFPSGKIQTQMIWVGMLDGTMVLNTETHRAKTRNVGQDERITVLVRDEADPYRYAEVRGRVTETTTGARARSHLDQLAQKYTGHDYPEENIKSERVILWIEPERQTLVDQKRGVGE
- a CDS encoding FAD-binding oxidoreductase, with the protein product MVHGVVEALRAVLDESRLVTDPDSIGRYAHDEAEWAPFGTPAAVVRPASTADVATVVATCAEHGVPVVPRGAGTGLSGGANALEGCVLLSFEAMDRILEIDPREQLAVVQPGVVNDDLRAACREQGAWYPPDPASAPWSTLGGNVATNAGGLCCVKYGVTRDYVLGIEAVVGDGEVVRLGRRTAKGVAGYDLCGLFVGSEGTLGIITEITVRLLPGVRAPERTVVGYFDSLVAAGEAVAAVTAAGVVPSALELLDRSCLEAVDAWKNMGLSAEADVLLLGRSDTPGAAGEDEVDTLVRCFDEAGATWSARSTDEHEADALFAARRLAYPAFERLGPLLTEDICVPRASVPDMLQRIEKAAKAHDTRIANIAHAGDGNLHPLIIVPAGDDEARTRAKQAFEEIIEDALALGGTVTGEHGVGLLKRRGVHAELGPTVIGMHHSVKNALDPAGIFNPGKVFGDPDA